The proteins below are encoded in one region of Phaseolus vulgaris cultivar G19833 chromosome 1, P. vulgaris v2.0, whole genome shotgun sequence:
- the LOC137814806 gene encoding transcription factor MYB108-like: MERSLSENGSSGTYGSSEEEMSITKGPWTEEEDSVLSDYITLHGEGHWNSVARYTGLKRTGKGCRLRWLNYLRPNVRRGNITLQEQLMILDLHSRWGNRWSKIAEHLPGRTDNEIKNYWRTRVVKQAKQLKCDVNSKQFRDTLRFVWMPRMLERIQAQASSSGQAQTTLTSKVQAQSDPCGGATATASNPGLLSEASSAVDVHEASLSDSGASYSLMGCGSWSSYGAEEGYGGVDLWTDENIWFLQQQLADDF; this comes from the exons ATGGAGAGGAGTTTATCAGAAAATGGGTCCTCGGGAACATATGGAAGCAGTGAAGAGGAGATGTCAATAACGAAAGGTCCATGGACAGAGGAAGAGGATTCAGTTCTCTCCGATTACATCACACTCCACGGAGAAGGTCACTGGAACTCTGTTGCTCGCTACACAG GTCTAAAACGAACGGGCAAAGGCTGCAGACTACGATGGTTGAACTACTTGCGTCCTAACGTTCGACGTGGGAACATAACCCTCCAAGAACAGCTCATGATTCTCGACCTCCATTCCCGATGGGGCAACAG GTGGTCGAAAATAGCTGAACATTTGCCGGGGAGAACAGACAACGAGATTAAGAACTACTGGAGAACGAGAGTGGTAAAGCAGGCTAAGCAACTGAAATGTGATGTGAACAGCAAACAATTCAGAGACACGCTGCGTTTTGTGTGGATGCCACGCATGCTTGAGCGGATTCAGGCTCAGGCTTCGTCATCAGGCCAAGCCCAAACCACCTTAACCTCCAAGGTTCAAGCCCAAAGCGACCCTTGCGGAGGAGCCACCGCCACCGCCAGTAACCCGGGTTTGCTGTCAGAGGCTTCATCGGCGGTGGATGTCCACGAGGCGTCTCTCTCTGATTCCGGCGCGTCGTACAGTTTAATGGGTTGTGGAAGTTGGTCATCATATGGTGCAGAAGAAGGTTATGGCGGTGTTGACTTGTGGACGGACGAGAATATTTGGTTCTTGCAACAGCAGCTCGCTGATGATTTCTGA